In Zingiber officinale cultivar Zhangliang chromosome 1A, Zo_v1.1, whole genome shotgun sequence, a genomic segment contains:
- the LOC122019907 gene encoding protein SMAX1-LIKE 4-like → MRSGVCIVRQALNDEVASVLKHSVNLARRRGHAQVTPLHVAATLISSSSESTDVLRGACLKSQPHHPANHLLQCRALELCFNVALNRLPTTAPPSSGSLLPSPSSLSNSLIAVLKRAQANQRRGCIELQQQQPLLAIKVEMEQLMLSILDDPSVSRVMKEAGFSSSSVKSKLEEEASSLSQSSPFLLDSGKDVTDIGRKMWQCPSLGFPSKASVSEELRSIIEAMLRKQGRNANIVVVGDSVSMTEGLVTELKGRLERNEVPDELRHASFVNLQFSANLRLMNKGEVDMKLSDLRSTINSLTADRVGLIIYAGDLSWIVDEEARDGCGFNYDPVEHMVEEMGRIFSEFKSNIDNRLWLLATASYSTYWKCQIRQPCLATLWALQAVVVPSGWLGLDLQVSSCLNSRVLKFDESPSQLLRSKIFSSKENEMLLCCDDCTFNYEKEALIFKSETPCWLQATAESDQKKALPELKRKWTKICRNLQHNHYSPFFHQSLISMNYTGSLSKSNSWWPDSFFTNQNKTFIEQHSLSFSAPIQNLYPGFSMVDKKNKTGNSSEGSFSSLKISTDHQVKTTLALSNPSFSDSATSKNQTRLLMADPTALQRQLQVEIPWQSKSIPLIMEALHECVSGDKKAMMLLIKGTDFVAKRRLASVIAKSFFGSTDKIIQINQNGSCCATLLDALRKDQKRVVLIEDFCQMKADFIKSFTDAIKFGSLKSNTGEEVSLADAIFILTTSKCSELKDASGTNKVVMMKLCSSSCYTKRKSESDLESLAKKPRKEDHSFDLNFVVNSNTEEENVPSDLTQEAECISLHLPQEFLKSTVQLTLDAGHSERQEVKLNLLLKLHRAFEEAQTTGNDGTGRLFIDPEIAEELMQASDLFSESFFEKWVTEVLQPSLLTAAKGRNLRLSLDGKERWNVEEFGFMASVLPNRINVD, encoded by the exons ATGAGAAGTGGAGTTTGCATAGTGCGGCAGGCTCTCAATGATGAGGTTGCCTCGGTCCTCAAGCACTCCGTCAACCTGGCTAGGAGGAGAGGTCATGCCCAGGTCACGCCCCTGCATGTTGCTGCAACCCTCATCAGCTCTTCCTCTGAGTCCACTGACGTTCTCAGGGGAGCTTGCCTTAAGTCCCAACCTCACCACCCTGCCAATCACCTTCTGCAGTGCAGAGCTCTTGAGCTCTGCTTCAATGTAGCTCTCAACCGGCTCCCCACCACCGCCCCTCCCTCCTCTGGATCACTCCTCCCTTCCCCTTCCTCCCTCTCAAATTCCCTCATTGCAGTTCTCAAGAGGGCGCAGGCCAACCAGAGGAGGGGCTGCATTGAGCTTCAGCAGCAGCAACCTCTGCTGGCTATCAAGGTGGAGATGGAGCAGCTCATGCTCTCCATCCTGGATGACCCTAGTGTGAGCAGGGTGATGAAGGAGGCTGGCTTCTCTAGCAGCAGTGTCAAGAGTAAGCTTGAGGAAGAAGCTTCTAGTTTGAGCCAGTCCTCTCCGTTTCTGTTGGACTCTGGCAAGGACGTCACCGACATCGGCAGAAAAATGTGGCAGTGCCCAAGCCTTGGTTTTCCTTCCAAGGCCTCTGTAAGTGAGGAGTTGAGGTCAATCATCGAAGCGATGCTAAGAAAGCAGGGAAGGAACGCCAATATTGTGGTGGTGGGAGACTCAGTCTCTATGACGGAGGGCCTTGTGACTGAGCTGAAGGGGCGGCTTGAGAGAAATGAGGTCCCTGATGAGCTCAGACATGCCAGTTTCGTAAATCTTCAGTTCTCTGCCAATCTTAGGCTGATGAACAAGGGTGAGGTGGACATGAAGCTGTCTGATCTCAGAAGCACCATCAATTCTTTAACAGCAGACAGAGTTGGACTCATAATCTACGCAGGGGATTTGAGTTGGATAGTGGACGAAGAAGCAAGAGATGGATGTGGCTTCAACTATGACCCAGTGGAGCATATGGTTGAGGAGATGGGTAGGATTTTCTCCGAGTTCAAGAGCAACATTGACAACAGGTTATGGCTATTGGCTACTGCAAGCTACAGCACGTACTGGAAGTGCCAAATAAGGCAGCCATGTCTTGCGACTCTATGGGCCCTTCAAGCTGTGGTGGTTCCCTCTGGTTGGCTTGGCTTGGATCTCCAAGTTTCCAG TTGCCTAAATTCAAGGGTGTTGAAATTTGACGAGTCCCCATCTCAACTGCTTCGATCAAAGATTTTTAGTTCAAAGGAAAATGAGATGCTCCTTTGTTGCGACGACTGCACATTTAACTACGAAAAAGAAGCATTAATTTTTAAGTCAGAAACCCCATGCTGGCTCCAAGCAACCGCTGAGAGCGATCAAAAG AAAGCTTTGCCAGAATTGAAGAGGAAGTGGACCAAGATATGCCGAAACCTTCAACATAATCACTACTCTCCATTCTTCCATCAGAGTCTCATCAGCATGAATTACACCGGGTCTTTGTCCAAGTCCAATTCATGGTGGCCTGACAGCTTCTTCACCAACCAAAACAAAACCTTCATCGAACAGCATTCATTATCTTTTTCTGCACCCATTCAAAATCTTTATCCTGGATTCTCGATGGTTGATAAGAAAAACAAGACAGGGAACTCATCTGAGGGAAGCTTCAGTTCCCTTAAAATTTCAACAGATCACCAGGTTAAGACAACTCTTGCATTATCCAATCCCTCCTTCTCAGATTCGGCAACATCAAAAAACCAGACAAGACTATTGATGGCAGACCCAACAGCTCTACAACGCCAATTGCAAGTGGAAATTCCTTGGCAATCAAAGAGCATTCCTTTGATAATGGAAGCACTGCATGAGTGTGTTAGTGGTGATAAGAAGGCTATGATGCTCCTGATAAAAGGTACTGATTTTGTTGCCAAGAGAAGGCTAGCTTCAGTCATTGCCAAGTCCTTCTTTGGATCTACGGATAAGATAATCCAGATTAACCAAAATGGCTCATGCTGTGCAACTCTCTTGGATGCCTTAAGAAAGGACCAGAAACGTGTGGTCTTGATAGAGGATTTCTGTCAAATGAAGGCTGACTTCATTAAATCATTCACGGATGCCATAAAATTTGGATCTTTAAAGAGCAACACAGGTGAAGAAGTGAGCTTGGCCGATGCCATATTTATATTGACCACTTCCAAGTGTTCAGAATTGAAGGATGCCAGTGGCACCAACAAGGTAGTGATGATGaaactttgttcatcatcctgcTACACCAAAAGGAAGTCAGAGAGTGATCTTGAGAGCTTAGCAAAGAAGCCAAGAAAAGAAGACCACAGTTTTGATCTCAATTTCGTAGTGAACAGCAACACCGAGGAGGAAAATGTTCCAAGTGATCTAACACAGGAAGCAGAATGCATCAGCCTCCATCTCCCACAAGAGTTTCTAAAATCCACTGTTCAGCTCACATTAGATGCAGGTCATAGTGAGCGCCAAGAGGTGaagctcaatctcctcttgaagCTCCATCGAGCATTTGAGGAAGCGCAGACGACTGGCAATGATGGAACAGGGCGACTTTTCATCGATCCAGAAATCGCGGAGGAGTTAATGCAGGCGTCTGATTTGTTCTCGGAGAGCTTCTTTGAGAAGTGGGTGACAGAGGTTTTGCAACCGAGTCTACTAACTGCGGCAAAAGGTAGGAACTTGAGGTTGAGTTTGGACGGGAAAGAGAGATGGAATGTTGAAGAGTTTGGTTTCATGGCTTCTGTACTGCCAAATAGGATAAATGTGGATTGA